The Thalassotalea sp. 273M-4 genome includes a region encoding these proteins:
- a CDS encoding CNNM domain-containing protein, with protein MTLLFIYLGIAIGVSFLCSILEAVLLSVTPSYITQLEQEEAAGFASLNKVKDNLDQSISSILILNTFAHTMGAAGVGAQAIKVFGETYETLVAFLLTLAILYFSEIIPKTLGATFWRQLAVPSAVIINFLVKLVYPLVWLSGLLTRVFSGKGSDSISREEVLAMASLSYKQGKIAGSENILMANILKLRDTKTRDILTPRSVVHALDENTTIEDALNIEQTANFTRIPVFQGGIDQINGVIIKTQLYQQERAGNSKRTLVDIASPIFRVSENIPVLHLLDLFIKRQEHIFLVEDHFGQTAGIVTLEDAIETLLGKEIVDESDDVEDMQKLARTLFRKRLKQKEAKIKPKE; from the coding sequence ATGACATTATTATTTATCTACTTAGGCATAGCCATTGGCGTGTCTTTTCTTTGTTCGATATTGGAAGCGGTATTGTTATCAGTAACCCCAAGTTACATCACCCAGTTAGAGCAAGAAGAAGCCGCCGGTTTTGCGTCCTTAAATAAGGTAAAAGATAATCTTGATCAATCGATTTCATCGATTCTAATTTTAAATACATTTGCTCACACCATGGGCGCGGCGGGCGTCGGTGCCCAAGCCATTAAAGTGTTTGGCGAAACGTATGAAACCTTAGTCGCATTTTTGTTAACCTTGGCCATTTTATATTTCTCTGAAATTATTCCAAAAACCTTAGGCGCTACTTTTTGGCGTCAACTGGCGGTACCATCAGCGGTGATTATTAACTTCTTAGTCAAGTTGGTTTACCCATTGGTTTGGTTGTCGGGTCTTTTAACTCGGGTCTTTTCAGGAAAAGGCAGCGACAGTATCAGTCGTGAAGAAGTGTTGGCAATGGCCTCTTTAAGTTACAAGCAAGGTAAAATTGCCGGCTCGGAAAATATTCTTATGGCCAATATTTTAAAGCTTCGAGACACCAAAACACGCGACATTCTAACCCCTCGCTCGGTGGTACATGCGTTAGATGAAAATACCACCATTGAAGACGCGCTAAATATTGAACAAACGGCCAACTTTACTCGAATTCCGGTATTTCAGGGCGGTATTGATCAAATTAACGGGGTGATTATTAAAACCCAATTGTACCAACAAGAACGTGCAGGTAATTCAAAGCGCACCTTAGTCGATATTGCATCACCAATCTTTCGGGTCTCTGAAAACATCCCAGTGTTGCACTTATTAGATCTCTTTATTAAACGCCAAGAGCATATTTTCTTAGTTGAAGATCATTTTGGCCAAACGGCCGGTATTGTGACCCTCGAAGATGCCATTGAAACATTGCTTGGCAAAGAAATCGTTGATGAAAGTGACGATGTCGAAGATATGCAAAAACTGGCTCGAACCTTATTTAGAAAACGACTTAAACAAAAAGAAGCCAAAATTAAGCCTAAGGAGTAG